The stretch of DNA GTGCGCGACGGCCGGGTGACGCTGTCGGGGCGCGTCTCCTCCGACGGCGAGGTGCAGATCGCGGAGAAGGCGGTGCTGGACGTGCTGGGGGTGGACCAGGACCACTTCACCAACGACCTGGTGGTGGACGAGCTGCACCGCGGCGAGATGCCCGAGGCGGCCGACGACGCGGTCACGGCCGACCTGGAGGTGGACGACCAGCTCGGCGAGACCAGCTTCAGCCAGTCCGACACGGCCGAGCACCTGGTGGAGGACCTGGAGGCGCTCAGCTACGGCACGCACGACGTGGGCACGGCCATCGAGGAGGGCGCCAGCTACGAGCCCCCCGACCGCCCGGTGCCGGACGGCTACGGGAACCGCGAGGCGCACTGAACGGCGAGTGCGAAGTGCGAAGTCCTGAGTGCGAAGTGCGGAAGTGAATCGGGCCCCGGCGCGTGTCGCCGGGGCCCGATTTCGTTTGCTGGCTGCTGAACTGCGAAGGACAACCGCGGGTTTGGGCGTGTCCCTCCGCTGCGCTCCGGGCCGGGCTGCGCGCGCCACGATACCCCTGTGTCGGCGGCGTCCCGG from Longimicrobium sp. encodes:
- a CDS encoding BON domain-containing protein; protein product: MRGDFGAFDFSTMTDDEIYDLVVQHLGEYPELDLGWIDVSVRDGRVTLSGRVSSDGEVQIAEKAVLDVLGVDQDHFTNDLVVDELHRGEMPEAADDAVTADLEVDDQLGETSFSQSDTAEHLVEDLEALSYGTHDVGTAIEEGASYEPPDRPVPDGYGNREAH